Proteins from a single region of Demequina sp. NBRC 110054:
- a CDS encoding YitT family protein — MTVIEPPLDVKKHALWEDALALVVGAFMMSWGIYLLKAIAGVSGGLAGVAFLTTYLTGWGFGVVYFVINLPFYYLAVKRLGWTFTIKTLIAVALVSIGSSLHPHFIEIGDLSPMYAAIFAGLSIGMGMLVLFRHGASAGGFGILAAYAQERFNIRAGYVQGALDLLVVLASLALVDWWILLCSIVGAVLLNFVIAINHRPGRYFG; from the coding sequence GTGACCGTCATCGAGCCGCCGCTCGACGTGAAGAAGCACGCCCTGTGGGAGGACGCCCTCGCGCTCGTCGTGGGCGCGTTCATGATGTCGTGGGGCATCTATCTGCTCAAGGCCATCGCGGGTGTGTCCGGGGGGCTCGCCGGTGTCGCGTTCCTCACGACGTACCTCACCGGCTGGGGCTTCGGGGTCGTCTACTTCGTCATCAACCTGCCGTTCTACTACCTTGCCGTGAAGCGGCTCGGCTGGACGTTCACGATCAAGACCCTGATCGCCGTCGCCCTCGTGTCGATCGGCTCCTCGCTGCACCCTCACTTCATCGAGATCGGCGACCTGAGCCCGATGTACGCGGCGATCTTCGCAGGACTGTCGATCGGCATGGGAATGCTCGTGCTCTTCCGGCACGGCGCCTCGGCGGGTGGGTTCGGCATCCTCGCGGCCTACGCGCAGGAGCGCTTCAACATCCGCGCCGGCTACGTGCAGGGTGCCCTCGACCTCCTCGTCGTCCTTGCCTCCCTCGCGCTCGTCGACTGGTGGATCCTCCTGTGCTCGATCGTCGGTGCAGTGCTGCTGAACTTCGTCATCGCCATCAACCACCGGCCGGGGCGCTACTTCGGCTGA
- a CDS encoding aspartate aminotransferase family protein, translating to MNPAQFWDEQGTHLVRYGAPFTPRLIARAEGAFVYDEAGNALLDFTSGQMSAVLGHSHPAIVEAVTRSVSNLDHLFSGMLSGPVVELGARLASTLPASLSRMLLLTTGAEANEAAIKMAKSATGHYEVVSFNRSWHGMTGGASGATFSAGRRGYGPMGVGLHALPTPDAYRSPFRAADGSYDWEAELEYGLDAVDRASTGSIAAVLVEPILSSGGIIELPLGYLARLRRWCDERGALLVLDEAQTGLGRTGLMYAFERDGVAPDILTLSKTLGAGLPVAAVMTGDAIEKRCHDNGFLFYTTHVNDPLAASVALAVLGVIEDEGLVARVAELGPQLTERLRALQDSFEEIGDVRGRGLLQGIEIVSSRVTKEPAESFGVQVTEASLRRGLHMNIGQLKGMGGVFRIAPPMTITDDELHRGIDILGEAMREVADSSARA from the coding sequence ATGAATCCCGCGCAGTTCTGGGACGAGCAGGGAACGCACCTCGTGCGCTACGGCGCACCCTTCACGCCCCGCCTCATCGCGCGGGCCGAGGGTGCATTCGTGTACGACGAGGCGGGCAACGCGCTGCTCGACTTCACGTCGGGCCAGATGAGCGCCGTGCTCGGGCACTCGCATCCTGCGATCGTCGAGGCCGTCACCCGCAGCGTCAGCAACCTCGACCACCTGTTCTCGGGAATGCTCAGCGGCCCGGTCGTTGAGCTCGGGGCGCGCCTCGCCTCGACGCTGCCGGCGTCGCTGTCGCGCATGCTGCTGCTCACCACCGGCGCCGAGGCGAACGAGGCTGCGATCAAGATGGCCAAGAGCGCGACGGGACACTACGAGGTGGTGTCGTTCAACCGCTCGTGGCACGGCATGACCGGGGGCGCCTCCGGTGCGACGTTCTCCGCGGGGCGGCGCGGGTACGGCCCGATGGGTGTGGGCCTCCACGCGCTGCCCACGCCGGACGCCTATCGCTCGCCGTTCCGCGCGGCGGACGGCTCGTACGACTGGGAGGCCGAGCTCGAGTACGGTCTCGACGCCGTCGACCGCGCGAGCACGGGCTCGATCGCCGCGGTGCTGGTCGAGCCGATCCTGTCCTCCGGCGGCATCATCGAGCTTCCGCTCGGGTACCTGGCGCGGCTGCGTCGCTGGTGCGACGAGCGAGGTGCGCTCCTCGTGCTCGACGAGGCCCAGACGGGCCTGGGGCGCACCGGCCTCATGTATGCGTTCGAGCGCGACGGTGTCGCGCCCGACATCCTCACCCTGTCCAAGACGCTCGGCGCCGGCCTGCCGGTGGCCGCGGTCATGACGGGCGACGCGATCGAGAAGCGCTGTCACGACAACGGCTTCCTCTTCTACACGACCCACGTCAACGACCCCCTGGCGGCGTCGGTCGCTCTCGCGGTGCTCGGGGTCATCGAGGACGAGGGGCTCGTCGCGCGCGTCGCAGAGCTCGGACCGCAGCTGACCGAGCGGCTCCGGGCGCTCCAGGACAGCTTCGAGGAGATCGGTGACGTCCGGGGACGTGGGCTGCTCCAGGGGATCGAGATCGTGAGCTCCCGGGTCACCAAGGAACCCGCCGAGAGCTTCGGCGTGCAGGTGACCGAGGCCAGCCTGAGGCGCGGCCTGCACATGAACATCGGGCAGCTCAAGGGCATGGGCGGGGTCTTCCGGATCGCACCGCCGATGACCATCACCGACGACGAGCTGCACCGCGGGATCGACATCCTCGGCGAGGCGATGCGCGAGGTCGCGGACAGCAGCGCGCGCGCCTGA
- a CDS encoding alpha/beta fold hydrolase: MTKREIDVPVSGGELHVAVWEPSVPARADVIAVHGITASHHAWEWLAKAAPDLRLVAPDLRGRGRSQGLQTDGGLASHADDLAEIAAALGLRSPVILGHSMGAFVAVTAASRHPDLTSSLVMVDGGVPLGLPPGISAAQAMEMVLGPTAARLRMRFPDTQAYLDFWRAHPAFVGEWSPSLEAYFAYDLVPDGDGLRPATAYETAATDTADLLTGSALHEAWDALAVPTRLLTVPLGLTAQPPGLYPADVLEPLLVDTPVMHERVDGFNHYTITMSPSGAEIVAGVLDDVLLVDASRDGGV; the protein is encoded by the coding sequence ATGACGAAGCGAGAGATCGACGTCCCCGTGTCGGGCGGCGAGCTGCACGTCGCTGTGTGGGAGCCGAGCGTTCCCGCCCGCGCCGACGTGATCGCCGTGCACGGCATCACCGCGTCGCACCACGCGTGGGAGTGGCTCGCCAAGGCCGCGCCCGACCTGCGCCTCGTGGCCCCGGATCTGCGGGGACGCGGCCGGTCGCAGGGCCTGCAGACGGACGGCGGACTCGCCTCGCACGCGGACGACCTCGCCGAGATCGCGGCCGCGCTCGGTCTGCGGTCGCCAGTGATCCTCGGTCACTCGATGGGGGCGTTCGTCGCGGTCACGGCGGCTTCGCGCCATCCCGATCTGACCTCATCGCTCGTCATGGTCGACGGAGGCGTGCCCCTCGGACTTCCTCCGGGCATCTCCGCAGCACAGGCGATGGAGATGGTCCTGGGGCCGACGGCGGCCCGGCTGCGGATGCGCTTCCCCGACACCCAGGCGTACCTCGACTTCTGGCGCGCGCATCCCGCGTTCGTGGGGGAGTGGAGCCCCTCGCTCGAGGCGTACTTCGCCTACGACCTGGTCCCCGACGGGGATGGCCTCCGCCCCGCCACGGCGTACGAGACGGCCGCCACCGACACCGCCGATCTGCTCACCGGCTCGGCGCTGCACGAGGCCTGGGACGCGCTCGCCGTGCCGACGCGGCTGCTGACCGTGCCGCTCGGGCTGACCGCACAACCGCCCGGCCTGTACCCGGCGGACGTGCTCGAGCCGCTGCTCGTCGACACTCCCGTCATGCACGAGCGCGTCGACGGCTTCAACCACTACACGATCACGATGTCGCCTTCGGGCGCGGAGATCGTCGCGGGAGTGCTGGACGACGTGCTGCTCGTCGACGCGTCCCGCGACGGAGGTGTGTAG
- a CDS encoding substrate-binding domain-containing protein has protein sequence MRGTTTLLAGATALTALAIAGCAPSETEATDEVSSSELPAMETAVTVGIITSETGVLAGYGEQYLAGFEAGLDYATDGTGKVGDTVIEVDYRDDAGDVDKAVTITKELIGDGVNIIAGTVSSGVALSVAEQAEQNQVLYISGPAAADALTGLNDYTFRSGRQSSQDVATAGMFLDDISGKDVLVFAQDSAFGQGNVAAVEAILGADGANVDSLLVAEDVTEFTTFAQQVVDADPDLVFVAWAGATSGAMWEAMSQQDVFASIPVVTGLGDSATFGAYGAASEEISFLNHYFAGGPSNDVNTAMVESIEAAGGTADLFSPDGFNAALMIVHAIEAGYDDVDAMIAALEGWSFDGPKGTTTIRESDHALLQEMYQVTLVADGDSYAPELLDVVAAADVAPAELAE, from the coding sequence ATGCGTGGAACAACGACGTTGCTCGCAGGCGCTACGGCGCTGACGGCTCTAGCGATCGCAGGATGCGCCCCATCGGAGACGGAGGCCACCGATGAGGTGTCCTCGTCCGAGCTGCCCGCCATGGAGACGGCGGTCACGGTAGGCATCATCACGTCGGAGACCGGTGTCCTCGCCGGCTACGGCGAGCAGTACCTGGCAGGGTTCGAGGCAGGCCTCGACTACGCGACCGATGGCACCGGCAAGGTGGGTGACACCGTCATCGAGGTCGACTACCGCGACGACGCCGGAGACGTCGACAAGGCCGTGACGATCACGAAGGAGCTGATCGGCGACGGCGTGAACATCATCGCCGGCACGGTGTCCTCCGGCGTCGCGCTGTCGGTCGCCGAGCAGGCCGAGCAGAACCAGGTGCTCTACATCTCGGGCCCCGCCGCGGCGGACGCCCTCACCGGTCTCAACGACTACACGTTCCGGTCGGGACGGCAGTCCTCGCAGGACGTCGCGACCGCGGGCATGTTCCTCGACGACATCTCGGGCAAGGACGTGCTGGTCTTCGCGCAGGACTCGGCCTTCGGGCAGGGCAATGTGGCCGCGGTCGAGGCGATCCTCGGCGCGGACGGCGCGAACGTCGACTCGCTGCTCGTCGCCGAGGACGTCACCGAGTTCACCACCTTCGCTCAGCAGGTGGTCGACGCGGATCCCGACCTCGTGTTCGTCGCGTGGGCCGGGGCCACCTCCGGCGCGATGTGGGAGGCGATGAGCCAGCAGGACGTCTTCGCGAGCATCCCCGTCGTCACCGGGCTCGGCGACTCCGCCACGTTCGGCGCCTACGGCGCGGCGAGCGAGGAGATCTCGTTCCTCAACCACTACTTCGCGGGGGGTCCGTCCAACGACGTCAACACCGCGATGGTCGAATCGATCGAGGCCGCGGGCGGCACCGCGGACCTGTTCAGCCCCGACGGGTTCAACGCCGCGCTGATGATCGTGCACGCGATCGAGGCCGGATACGACGACGTCGATGCGATGATCGCCGCGCTCGAGGGCTGGAGCTTCGACGGCCCCAAGGGCACGACGACCATCCGTGAGTCGGACCACGCGCTCCTCCAGGAGATGTACCAGGTCACCCTGGTGGCCGACGGCGACTCGTACGCACCCGAGCTGCTCGACGTCGTGGCAGCCGCTGACGTCGCTCCCGCCGAGCTCGCAGAGTAG
- a CDS encoding class I adenylate-forming enzyme family protein — protein MSTRHTIGRWLLDAAEQRPDHTAIDEGGVSLTYEALAARARGLADSLREAGYGAGDRIATVSANSTDHVVAFFACALDGLTFAPLSHRLTVSELGRLLARTAPALILTDDEHEAAVRHARVAAPHRVPTAPLGSSGVESHAPRAAHARQARDARDDDPLLLIFTSGAEADPKGVVLTHEACFWTNQSLSQAMPMREDDVVLAVLPQCHVAAWNVQPLLAWRSGATVVLERGFSPSRVLSLIESRQVTVMMGVPTQYRLLVEDPAWAASDLGSLRLAVAGGAALAGEVARQWERRAIPLTPGYGLTEAGPNTLHLPPALRGEASGSVGVPYPMVEVQLRDPATDLVLDSEATGELWVRSGGLFTEYLGDPESTAAALQDGWLRTGDLARRDARGHFSIVDRIKDIYISGGENVAPAEVERVLEDHPAVSRAAVVGVPDEVWGERGVAYVRLHPGGAASVDELIAHARGRLAGFKVPVSVMFVDDLPTGTLDKVSRRRLHAAHASERSPR, from the coding sequence ATGAGCACGCGCCACACGATCGGACGCTGGCTCCTGGACGCGGCGGAGCAGAGGCCCGACCACACGGCGATCGACGAGGGCGGGGTCTCCCTCACCTACGAGGCGCTTGCGGCCCGGGCACGGGGACTCGCGGACTCCCTGCGCGAGGCAGGCTACGGCGCGGGTGACCGCATCGCGACCGTGTCCGCGAACTCGACCGACCACGTCGTCGCGTTCTTCGCGTGCGCGCTCGACGGGCTCACCTTCGCGCCGCTGTCGCACAGGCTGACCGTGTCGGAGCTCGGGCGCCTTCTCGCACGGACCGCCCCGGCGCTCATCCTGACGGACGACGAGCACGAGGCGGCGGTGCGACATGCTCGCGTGGCGGCGCCCCACCGGGTGCCGACCGCGCCGCTCGGCTCGTCCGGAGTCGAGTCCCACGCGCCCCGCGCCGCCCACGCCCGCCAGGCACGGGACGCGCGGGACGATGACCCGCTGCTGCTGATCTTCACGTCGGGAGCGGAGGCGGACCCGAAGGGCGTCGTGCTCACGCATGAGGCGTGCTTCTGGACCAATCAGTCGCTCAGCCAGGCTATGCCGATGCGCGAGGACGACGTCGTGCTCGCGGTGCTTCCGCAGTGTCACGTCGCCGCGTGGAACGTGCAGCCCCTCCTTGCCTGGCGCTCGGGCGCCACCGTCGTCCTTGAGCGGGGGTTCTCGCCGTCGCGCGTCCTCAGCCTCATCGAGAGCAGGCAGGTCACGGTGATGATGGGCGTCCCGACTCAGTACCGTCTGCTCGTCGAGGATCCGGCATGGGCCGCATCCGACCTCGGCTCCTTGCGTCTCGCCGTCGCTGGTGGGGCCGCGCTCGCCGGGGAGGTGGCGCGCCAGTGGGAGCGCCGAGCGATCCCCCTCACGCCCGGATACGGGCTCACGGAGGCCGGGCCCAACACGCTTCACCTGCCCCCGGCGCTGCGGGGCGAGGCAAGCGGCTCCGTGGGCGTGCCCTATCCCATGGTCGAGGTGCAGCTCCGGGATCCCGCCACGGACCTCGTGCTCGACAGCGAGGCCACGGGAGAGCTGTGGGTCCGGTCCGGAGGCCTGTTCACCGAGTATCTCGGCGACCCCGAATCCACCGCGGCGGCCCTCCAGGACGGCTGGCTTCGCACCGGCGACCTGGCTCGCAGGGATGCCCGCGGCCACTTCAGCATCGTCGATCGCATCAAGGACATCTACATCTCCGGCGGCGAGAACGTCGCCCCCGCCGAGGTGGAGCGCGTGCTCGAGGACCACCCGGCGGTGTCCAGGGCCGCGGTCGTCGGGGTGCCCGATGAGGTCTGGGGGGAGCGCGGAGTGGCCTACGTCCGCCTGCATCCCGGCGGGGCCGCCTCCGTCGACGAGCTGATCGCTCATGCCCGGGGCCGACTCGCGGGGTTCAAGGTGCCCGTGAGCGTGATGTTCGTCGACGATCTGCCGACCGGAACGCTTGACAAGGTGTCGCGCAGGCGGCTGCACGCCGCGCATGCCTCGGAGAGGAGCCCGCGATGA
- a CDS encoding branched-chain amino acid ABC transporter permease — protein MTELTRRYGVAVGGIALVTLMALLPLLNISLPGILPTPTYQPGALAMLSLAMVFAALALSYNMLLGTGGMLSFGHALYFGAGAYGLGIILENLGVPLWPGIVLALVGGLAISLVTGAISMRVTGIPFAMVTLAFAQAGSVLVRRNSSVTGGEEGLALETDHVPDWLVGVANTRNLYWATLAVLVVVYLVAVWVDRSRLGHLARASRENELRMRVLGLEPTRAKLVLFVLAALAASLSGIAYMLLQSGTVPRAVSADLTITVLVMVVLGGVGYRWGAILGGVLYTVLDQRLTVLAGSDAIAGLPSILRVPLSEPLFLLGTMFILVVLFLPGGIAGTAHTWLDGRRRGRSHDQLSDLEADSEENRTPVETRQS, from the coding sequence ATGACCGAGCTCACCCGCCGCTATGGCGTCGCCGTGGGAGGCATCGCCCTGGTGACCCTGATGGCGCTCCTGCCGCTGCTCAACATCTCGTTGCCTGGCATCCTCCCGACACCCACCTATCAGCCGGGCGCCCTCGCGATGCTGTCGCTCGCGATGGTGTTCGCCGCCCTCGCGCTGTCGTACAACATGCTCCTGGGCACCGGCGGGATGCTGTCCTTCGGGCATGCGCTGTACTTCGGCGCCGGCGCGTACGGCCTCGGCATCATCCTCGAGAACCTCGGAGTCCCGCTGTGGCCCGGCATCGTCCTCGCACTCGTCGGTGGACTCGCCATCTCGCTCGTGACGGGCGCCATCAGCATGAGGGTCACCGGCATCCCCTTCGCGATGGTGACGCTCGCCTTTGCCCAGGCCGGATCGGTGCTCGTGCGCAGGAACTCGTCGGTGACCGGCGGCGAGGAGGGACTCGCGCTCGAGACGGATCACGTGCCGGACTGGCTGGTCGGCGTGGCGAACACCCGCAACCTGTACTGGGCCACGCTTGCCGTGCTGGTCGTCGTGTACCTGGTCGCGGTCTGGGTCGACCGGTCTCGGCTGGGTCACCTCGCGCGGGCCTCGCGCGAGAACGAGCTCCGCATGCGCGTGCTCGGGCTCGAGCCGACGCGCGCCAAGCTCGTGCTCTTCGTGCTCGCCGCGCTCGCCGCCTCGTTGTCAGGCATCGCGTACATGCTCCTCCAGTCGGGAACGGTGCCGCGCGCGGTCTCCGCCGATCTCACGATCACCGTCCTGGTAATGGTGGTGCTGGGCGGGGTCGGCTACCGCTGGGGAGCGATCCTCGGTGGCGTGCTCTACACGGTGCTCGACCAGCGGCTCACGGTTCTCGCGGGATCGGACGCGATCGCGGGCCTGCCGTCGATCCTCCGGGTGCCGCTGAGCGAGCCCCTCTTCCTGCTCGGGACAATGTTCATCCTCGTCGTCCTGTTCCTCCCGGGGGGCATCGCCGGCACCGCGCACACCTGGCTCGACGGGCGCCGGCGCGGGCGCTCCCACGATCAGCTGAGCGACCTCGAGGCCGACTCCGAGGAGAACCGCACACCGGTCGAGACGAGGCAGTCATGA
- a CDS encoding ABC transporter ATP-binding protein translates to MHDQPPSLHIEGVGLRIGGATILEDVHLDVAAGAMVGVIGPNGAGKTTLFNVISGIMRPTSGTVALGGTDITSMSVPARARAGLGRTFQTSSYFPRLSVLENVRIAAQVQLGGNYSLLRFPRRTDEATEKARGAIEAVGLAHRMDAMAGDISHGDKRKLEIATLMAIDTGIALLDEPMAGVGSGDVDGLVARIRDLHGGGRRTVLMVEHHIDVLLGLVDMVAVMHAGSILAYDTPEQIMTNPIVQSAYLGNAA, encoded by the coding sequence ATGCATGACCAGCCTCCCTCCCTCCACATCGAGGGGGTCGGCCTCCGCATCGGCGGCGCGACGATCCTCGAGGACGTGCATCTCGACGTGGCCGCGGGCGCCATGGTCGGGGTGATCGGTCCGAATGGAGCGGGGAAGACCACGCTGTTCAACGTGATCTCGGGCATCATGCGGCCCACGTCAGGCACCGTCGCCCTGGGCGGCACCGACATCACCTCGATGTCGGTGCCCGCCCGGGCACGCGCCGGCCTCGGCCGGACGTTCCAGACCTCGAGCTACTTCCCGCGCCTGAGCGTGCTGGAGAACGTGCGCATCGCCGCGCAGGTGCAGCTCGGAGGCAACTACTCGCTGCTGCGGTTCCCGCGCCGCACGGACGAGGCCACCGAGAAGGCACGGGGTGCGATCGAGGCGGTCGGCCTCGCGCACCGCATGGACGCCATGGCGGGCGACATCTCGCACGGCGACAAGCGCAAGCTCGAGATCGCGACCCTCATGGCGATCGACACCGGCATCGCGCTGCTCGACGAGCCGATGGCCGGTGTCGGGTCCGGCGACGTCGACGGCCTCGTGGCCCGCATCAGGGACCTCCACGGCGGGGGTCGCCGCACCGTCCTCATGGTCGAGCACCACATCGACGTCCTGCTCGGGCTCGTGGACATGGTGGCGGTCATGCACGCCGGCTCGATCCTCGCCTATGACACCCCGGAGCAGATCATGACCAACCCGATCGTGCAGAGCGCCTACCTGGGGAACGCCGCATGA
- a CDS encoding 3-hydroxybutyrate dehydrogenase → MSERRLDDRRAIVTGGASGIGLACARELAAQGAHVVVADRDEEAARRAAEEVGGEAWVVDLSATEALDDLSLEADIVVNNAGIQRVSPIEEFDPADFRLIQDLMLVAPFLLIRAALPGMYARGWGRIINLSSVHGLRASPFKSAYVAAKHGLEGLSKVTALEGGPHGVTSNCVNPGYVRTPLVEKQIGDQARAHGIPESEVVEKVMLTEAAVKRLVEPSEVASLVSWLASDDAGMVTGASYTMDGGWSAR, encoded by the coding sequence ATGAGCGAGAGACGACTCGACGACCGCCGCGCGATCGTCACCGGAGGTGCGAGCGGCATCGGGCTCGCGTGTGCGAGGGAGTTGGCCGCGCAGGGCGCCCATGTGGTCGTCGCCGACCGCGACGAGGAGGCCGCCCGCCGCGCCGCGGAGGAGGTCGGTGGCGAGGCCTGGGTCGTGGACCTCTCAGCCACCGAGGCCCTCGACGACCTCTCGCTCGAGGCCGACATCGTGGTGAACAACGCCGGGATCCAGCGGGTGAGCCCGATCGAGGAGTTCGATCCCGCGGACTTCCGACTCATCCAGGACCTCATGCTCGTGGCACCGTTCCTGCTGATCCGCGCCGCCCTTCCCGGCATGTATGCGCGCGGCTGGGGCAGGATCATCAACCTCTCGTCGGTCCACGGCCTGCGCGCGTCGCCGTTCAAGTCGGCGTACGTCGCCGCGAAGCACGGACTCGAGGGGCTGTCGAAGGTCACGGCACTCGAGGGCGGTCCGCACGGCGTGACGTCGAACTGCGTGAATCCGGGCTACGTGCGCACCCCGCTGGTCGAGAAGCAGATCGGCGACCAGGCACGCGCTCACGGGATCCCGGAGTCCGAGGTGGTGGAGAAGGTGATGCTCACCGAGGCCGCGGTGAAGCGCCTGGTGGAGCCCTCCGAGGTCGCGTCACTCGTCAGCTGGCTCGCGTCGGACGACGCGGGCATGGTGACCGGCGCCTCGTACACGATGGACGGAGGGTGGTCCGCGCGATGA
- a CDS encoding TetR/AcrR family transcriptional regulator, protein MTQLDAEEDALLSQATGKPLTERGKATRARLVEAAEFVFADAGYHEASIVRITERAGIGLGTFYLYFDSKQAIFEALVLDLNRRVRQAMSSAMAGASTRMEAERRGFEGFFRFTAEHPALYRVVREAELVSPETMREHYARIVSGYREGLTAAQHEGDIDGGLDPEVTAWALMGIGELIGMRYVLWERDEAGTAPTAIDPDVLASAMRFIDGGLRRHRAATTDEQEQ, encoded by the coding sequence ATGACCCAGCTCGACGCAGAGGAGGACGCGCTGCTGTCGCAGGCGACGGGCAAGCCGCTTACCGAGCGGGGGAAGGCCACGAGGGCACGGCTCGTCGAGGCCGCCGAGTTCGTCTTCGCCGACGCCGGCTACCACGAGGCCTCGATCGTGAGGATCACCGAGCGCGCCGGGATCGGGCTGGGGACGTTCTATCTGTACTTCGACTCCAAGCAGGCGATCTTCGAGGCCCTCGTGCTCGATCTCAACCGCCGGGTACGGCAGGCGATGTCCTCGGCGATGGCCGGAGCCTCGACCCGCATGGAGGCCGAGCGCCGGGGCTTCGAGGGCTTCTTCCGCTTCACCGCGGAGCACCCCGCGCTGTACCGGGTGGTGAGGGAGGCCGAGCTCGTGTCCCCCGAGACGATGCGCGAACACTACGCCCGCATCGTCTCCGGCTATCGGGAGGGGCTCACGGCGGCTCAGCACGAGGGCGACATCGATGGAGGGCTCGATCCCGAGGTGACCGCATGGGCGCTCATGGGGATCGGTGAGCTGATCGGCATGCGCTACGTCCTGTGGGAGCGCGACGAGGCCGGAACCGCTCCGACAGCGATCGATCCCGACGTGCTCGCCTCTGCCATGCGTTTCATCGACGGCGGCCTCCGTCGCCATCGCGCCGCGACGACCGACGAGCAGGAGCAGTGA
- a CDS encoding branched-chain amino acid ABC transporter permease: MSTFVLVLATGIGLGALYFLVASGLSLIYGLMHVLNFAHGVFLTLGAFIGWEAAQRMGASGWVAFAASILIGGIVGTVFATLTELALIRPLYERHIEQVLVTVGLAFASVALFEGIWGSDPLYISGPAWLDETTSLLGARIPNVYFVLMIAATLLLASLIVFLRYTRFGMIIRAGVENRAMVTALGIDVKKSFTLVFAIGGSAAGVGGVLAAHYTGYVSAHLGQGLLIFAFIVTVIGGLGSLAGAAIASVLVAVLQQFANYYLSGTGDLIVVVALAVVLLARPRGLLGRRPA; encoded by the coding sequence ATGAGCACGTTCGTCCTGGTCCTCGCGACCGGAATCGGCCTCGGCGCGCTCTACTTCCTGGTCGCCTCGGGTCTGAGCCTCATCTACGGCCTCATGCATGTGCTGAACTTCGCGCACGGTGTCTTCCTCACGCTCGGCGCGTTCATCGGCTGGGAGGCGGCGCAGCGGATGGGCGCATCGGGGTGGGTGGCGTTCGCCGCCTCCATCCTCATCGGAGGCATCGTGGGCACCGTGTTCGCGACGCTCACCGAGCTCGCCCTCATCAGACCGCTGTACGAGCGGCACATCGAGCAGGTGCTCGTGACGGTGGGCCTCGCGTTCGCCTCGGTCGCGCTCTTCGAGGGCATCTGGGGCTCCGACCCCCTGTACATCTCCGGGCCTGCCTGGCTCGACGAGACGACGTCCCTGCTCGGCGCGCGCATCCCGAACGTCTACTTCGTCCTCATGATCGCCGCGACGCTGCTCCTCGCGAGCCTGATCGTGTTCCTGCGCTACACGCGCTTCGGGATGATCATCCGGGCCGGAGTCGAGAACCGCGCGATGGTCACCGCGCTCGGCATCGATGTGAAGAAGTCCTTCACCCTGGTCTTCGCGATCGGCGGCTCCGCCGCGGGCGTCGGCGGCGTGCTCGCCGCGCACTACACCGGCTACGTCTCGGCGCACCTGGGCCAGGGGCTCCTCATCTTCGCGTTCATCGTGACCGTGATCGGCGGGCTCGGCTCGCTCGCGGGCGCCGCGATCGCCTCGGTGCTCGTGGCCGTGCTCCAGCAGTTCGCCAACTACTACCTGAGCGGCACCGGCGACCTGATCGTCGTGGTGGCGCTCGCCGTCGTCCTGCTCGCGCGACCGCGCGGGCTCCTGGGAAGGAGGCCGGCATGA
- a CDS encoding ABC transporter ATP-binding protein encodes MTAPILEVEALQASIGGQQVVESVTFDVPSTGITAVLGRNGVGKTSTLRGILGLISRSGKVTLAGDRIDGEPTHRIVRRGVGYVPEDREVFASLTVAENLALAERQAKPRREFVAALFPDLVARSKQMAGTLSGGQQQMVSVARALLNDNRLLLVDEPTKGLAPRIVGEVADALEEASLTVPMLLVEQNLEVVRRLATDVIVIDSGRVVHRGNARELLDDAALTKRLLGVHGEATAGEAHA; translated from the coding sequence ATGACCGCGCCGATCCTCGAGGTCGAGGCCCTGCAGGCGTCGATCGGCGGCCAGCAGGTCGTCGAGTCGGTCACCTTCGACGTGCCGAGCACCGGCATCACCGCGGTCCTCGGCCGCAACGGCGTCGGCAAGACGTCGACGCTGCGCGGCATCCTCGGCCTCATCTCGCGCTCCGGCAAGGTGACCCTCGCGGGCGACCGCATCGACGGAGAGCCGACGCACCGGATCGTCCGTCGTGGCGTCGGGTACGTGCCGGAGGACCGCGAGGTCTTCGCGTCGCTCACGGTCGCGGAGAACCTCGCGCTCGCCGAGCGGCAGGCGAAGCCGCGGCGCGAGTTCGTCGCCGCGCTGTTCCCCGACCTCGTCGCGCGCAGCAAGCAGATGGCCGGCACCCTGTCGGGTGGCCAGCAGCAGATGGTGTCCGTCGCTCGCGCGCTCCTCAACGACAATCGCCTGCTCCTGGTCGACGAGCCCACCAAGGGCCTCGCTCCCCGCATCGTCGGGGAGGTGGCCGACGCGCTCGAGGAGGCCTCGCTCACCGTGCCGATGCTCCTCGTGGAGCAGAACCTCGAGGTGGTGCGACGCCTCGCGACCGACGTGATCGTGATCGACAGCGGGCGGGTGGTCCACCGCGGCAACGCGCGCGAGCTGCTGGACGATGCGGCGCTCACCAAGCGCCTGCTGGGCGTCCACGGCGAGGCGACGGCGGGGGAGGCGCACGCATGA